In Candidatus Didemnitutus sp., the genomic window ATCGACGAGACCGGGCGCGACGACGAGGCCTTTGGCGTCGATGACGCGCGCCTGTTTTTTCTGCGCGCCGGAGAGGGACGCGACGATCTTGCCGTCGATGGCGAAGACATCGCCGACGGCATCGCGCTTGGAAGCGGGATCGATGACGCGGCCGTTTTTGATCCAGAGAAGGTCGGGCATGGGAGTTATTCGACGGGGGCGACGTGCTCGGGCTGGCCGCCGGCGCAGAGGTAGAGGACGGCCATGCGGACGGCGATGCCGTTGGTCACTTGTTGGAGGATCACGCTGCGGTCGGAATCGGCGAGCGCGCTGTCGATCTCGACGCCGCGGTTGATCGGGCCCGGGTGCATGATGATGGCGTCGGGCTTGATCCAGGAGGCGCGCGTCTGGTTGAGGCCGAACATGCTGGTGTATTCGCCGAGCGACGGGAAAAGACCGGACGCCTGGCGCTCGTGTTGAATGCGCAACAGCATGACGACGTCGGCGTCGGCGAGCGCTTCGCGGAGGTTGTGCGAGACGGTGGCGCCGAGCGGCTCGAACCAGTGGGGAACGAGCGTGGACGGGCCGACGATCGTGACGTTCGCACCGAGTTTGGTCAGCGCGTGGATGTCGGAGCGCGCGACGCGGCTGAAGAGGATGTCGCCGAGGATGACGATCTTCTTGCCCTTCACGGTGCCGAGGTGCTGGCGC contains:
- a CDS encoding aspartate carbamoyltransferase catalytic subunit, producing the protein MPWTRKHFLTVEDLSVAEIEQVLVTAGAFRRILDRRVKKVPALRGKTIVNLFLEPSTRTRLSFEMAAKLLSAEVVSFDADKSSTTKGETLKDTALNIQALHADMIVLRHSASGSPRYLSERLGIPVVNAGDGAHEHPTQAMLDVFTMRQHLGTVKGKKIVILGDILFSRVARSDIHALTKLGANVTIVGPSTLVPHWFEPLGATVSHNLREALADADVVMLLRIQHERQASGLFPSLGEYTSMFGLNQTRASWIKPDAIIMHPGPINRGVEIDSALADSDRSVILQQVTNGIAVRMAVLYLCAGGQPEHVAPVE